The Alphaproteobacteria bacterium sequence TCGCCAATGCCGGCCTGAAGGGCCCGACCGTGCGGGCGCTGGCAGGCCGGACCGGCGCCGCCACCGCCTTTGTCGACGATATCGGCCACCACCACGAGAGCGTCGCCGAGCATGCCGAGGCCGTGCACCGGCTCCACTTTTCCAGCCATCCGCGTCTGCGCGCGCTCCAGGGCCATATCCCCACCGCCCACCACCAGGCGGAGAGCTGGGCGGAGTTGGAGGCGGAATTGCGGGCGCGGTTGCTGGGGTAACAGCAACGGTCGCGGCGGTTGTTGTACCCCGGAGGCGGCGGAGCCGTCATCCGGGGCCGCTGTATCTCGCGAACACAGGCGGCGACGGTGTTCGAAGGATGACGCCGGCCCCGGATCGGCGCTCCGCACCGTCCGGGGTACAGGCTCCGCTATTCCGGGTCGCGCCCGCCCTCGCTTTCGATCTTCTCGGCCAGGCGGCGCATGCCGCGCAGCCAGCGTTCCATATCGTTGGTCTTGCCTTCCATCCACTTCTGGGCCAGGTCGTCGGTCAGGATCAGGAAGCGCTCGTCCTCGACCGCCTTGGCCACCATCTCCGCCACGTCCTCCGGCTCCTTGACCGGGCCGACGGCGTTGCGGGCGAAGGGCTTGCTCGGGTCGCCCAGCATCGGCGTGCGCACGCCGAGCGGCGCCAGCAGCGAGACGCGGATGCCCTGGTGGTGGTGCGTCACCGCCAGATACTCCGCCAGCCCCACCACCGCGTGCTTGGAGACGGTGTAGGGCAGGTTGCCGTTCGACATCAGAATACCGGCCATGCTGGCGGTGTGGATCAGATAGCCGGAGCCGCGTTCCAGCATGCCCGGCAGCACGGCGCGCACCGCATAGACATGGGCCATGACATTGACCTGCCAGTGATCCTCCCACACCGAGAGCGGCGTGTTCAGAAGTTCGCGCCCGGAATTGATGCCGGCATTGTTGAACAACACGTCGACCGGGCCGAACCGCGCTTCCGCCGCTTTGACCAGGGCGTCGACCTCGTCCTCGCGGCCGACATCGCAGCCGATGCCGAGGCCGCCGAATTCGGCGGCCACCGCCTTGGCGCCGTCGCCGTTGCGGTCCGCCACCACCACCTTGGCGCCGCGGGCCGCGAAATTGCGGCAACAGGCAGCGCCGATGCCCGACGCCCCGCCGGTGACGACGGTCACCTTGCCTTGCCAGTCCATGGGTTGGTTCCTTCCTGCATTCTGGTTGTCGTTCCCCGCTTCCGACAGCGTGGCGGATCAGGCCGGCGCGAACACGTCCTCGTGCGCCTGGCCCTTGAGCACCGGCTTCTGCGTCGGCCCCTTGAAGGCGGCGTCCCGTTGCAGCACCGGCATCACCTCGTTCGCGAACAGGCGCATGTTCAACTCCGCCTCGTGATGCGGCATGCGGCCATAGGAGAAGTCGCAGACAATGTGGTCGGTGCCGGTCAGGCGCTGCAATTCGCCCACCTGTTGCAGGCAGTCGTCCGGCGTGCCGACGATCTGGATCGACACATAGAACTCGGTCATTTTCCGGCGCGCCTCGGGGTCCTTCATCTTGGCATAGGTCTTGGCGGTCTTGCCGTAGGACTCATAGCCTTTGACGGTGGAAAGGTGCCCGTCGGAAAAATTGTAGTGGGCGTCGATGCTGTCCCATTTCGCGCCCAGATACTGAATCGCCCGCTCGTGCGCTTCTGCGCGGCTGGGGGCGCAGGAGACGTTGGTCAGGATCACCGGCGGGGTCGGCGTGTGGCCGACGCTGGTGGCGATGTCGCGATAGGTCTGGATGTCGGCCGCGGCCTTGTTCCATTCGTTCTGCATGATCACCATCATGCCGAAGCCGAGCTTGGCCATGATCTCCGCCGATTCCGGGCTGACGGAGGAGGCGTAGAACCGCGTCTCCGGCCGTGACATCGGCCGGGGCCGGATCGACGTTTTCGGGATTTTGTAGAACTCGCCGTCCCAGGAGAATTCCTCCTCGCGCAGCGCCGTGGTGACCAGTTGCGCCGCCTCGGCGAAACGGGGGCGGGCTTCCTCCATCGGGATGCGGAAGCCCTCGTATTCGCGCGTCGCGGCCCCCCGGCCGAAGCCGAACATGCAGCGCCCGCCGCAGAGCAGGTCGAGATAGGCGATCTGCTCCGCCACCCGGATCGGGTCGTACCAGGGCAGCACGATCACGCAGGTGCCGAGCGTGATGCGGCTGGTCTTGGCCGCGTAATAGCTGAGCAACTGCAACGGCGCCGGCGACATCGAATAGCCGGTGAAGTGGTGCTCCAGGCCGAACAGCGAGTCGAAGCCCAACGGTTCAGCCAGATCGGCCAGTTGCAGATGGTCCGAGAGCACGGCGGCATCTGGGCGACCGGGCTCGGCCAGGACGCTGATATCGGTTCCGACTTTCATGGGCTTGTCCTCCGGGGTATTCGACCTTTGGGCAATGCTACGCCCGGGAAAGCGGCGTGCCACTGCGTCGATAGCGCACCGGCGGTGGGGAGCCATCGCCCAAGAGCTTTCCCGGCCGGAACCGCCGCCAGGCGGGCCCGAGCCGGGACCTCCAGCCGGGGAGACCTCCGAGCGTTGGGGAAACGCCCGGCGGAGACAGAGCGGGCGGCCGCGGCACTCCCCGGTCGGAGATCCCGACTGGAGGAGATCCCGGCCGGCCGCTTCGCGCCCGCCGGGAAAGCGGGGCGATTGCCCAAGAGCTTTCCCGGACGGAACCGCCGCGAGGCGGGTTCGAGCCGGGACCTCCCGCCAGGGCGCCCTGCGTGCGTCGGGGGAGAGCTATTCCTTCGGCGCGTTGCGGCGCGAACGGACTTCGACGCCGCCCGCCTGCTCCTCCATATAGCGCACCAGATGGGTGAAGTCCTCGCCGGAGCCGCCTCGGTTCAGGGCATAGCTCCACCACTGGCGCACCGGCTGGCCGACCCACATGGGCACGCCCAGCGCCTCCGCCTCCTCGATGGCCAGCTTCACGTCCTTGTGCATCAGCTCGGTGCGGAAGCCGTAGTCGAAGGTGCGGGTCAGCACCGATTTCGGGAATTTGTCGCGCACGGCCGTGTTCATGCCGCTGCCGGCGCAGATCACGTCCACCATCACGTCCGGGTCGAGCCCGGCCTTGGCACCGACCACGAACGCCTCGGCGGTGGCGACCATGGCGGTGGCGGAGAGATAGTTGTTCAGCAGCTTCATCATCTGGCCGTGGCCGGCGGTCTCGCCGACGAAGAACGGCTTGCCGATGTGCGCCAGCGCCGGCTGGTAGCGCTGCCACAGCGCCTCCGGCCCCGCCACCATGACGGCGAGCGTGCCCTTCTCCGCACCGCCGACGCCGCCGGAGACCGGCGAGTCCATCTGGGCGATGCCGTGCCCGGCCAGGCCCTCGGCGATGGTCTGGGCCATGCGCGGGCCGGTGGTGGAAAGGTCGATGAAGGTCTTGACGCGGCTGCCCTCGGCCACGCCTCCCTCGCCGAGCGCGACGGCCTTGACCACGTCCGGCGTCGGCAGGCTGACCAGCACGCACTCCACCCGATCGGCCACGTCCTTGATCGAGGCCGCGGCTTCGGCGCCGGCCTCGACCAGGGCCTGCACCGCTTTCGGGTTCTGATCGAACACCAGCAGCGGATAGCCGCCGCCCAGCAGGCGTTTGGCCATGGGCGCGCCCATGGCGCCCAAACCGATGAAACCGAGGCGCTCTGTCATGATGCGGTGTCCTTGCACGCGGGAATTCGATGACGCTCGGCAGAGCATACAAAGGCGCCGGCCGCCTGACCATGCGGCGGGGCCATGCAGCGGGGAACACGGCTCAGCGCCGGGCGAACAGGCGCTCGATATCGGCGAGTTTCAGTTCCACATAGGTGGGCCGGCCGTGATTGCACTGGCCGGAATGCGGCGTCACCTCCATCTCGCGCAGCAGCGCATTCATCTCGGCCGCATTCAGGGAGCGCCCGGCGCGGACGCTGCCATGGCAGGCCATGGTGCCGCAGACCGCATCCAGCCGCTCGCGCAGGCCGTGGGTGGAATCCCAACTGGCCAGTTCGTCGGCCAGGTCGCGCAGCAGGGCGGCGCAGTCGGTGTGGCCGAGCAGGGCCGGCGTCTCGCGCACCACGACGGCGCCGTGGCCGAACGCCTCGATCACCAGGCCCAGCTCCGCCAGTTCGTGGCTGCGGTCGGCGAGCCGGTCGGCGGCGGCGGGCTCCATCTCCACCACTTCCGGCAGCAACAGGGCCTGCCGGGCGACGCCGCCCTGGGCCAGGGCCTTTTTCATCCGCTCCAGCACCAGACGCTCGTGCGCGGCATGCTGGTCGACGATGACGACGCCGTCGCCGGTCTGCGCGACGATATAGGTGCCGTGCAACTGCGCGCGGGCGGCGCCCAGCGGAAACGCCTCGGCCTCTCCCGCCAGGGCATCGGCCAGGGCGTCGTCGCCCGCCTCCATGGCCGCCGGGCGCGCGTCCGGCGCGGCCAGCGGGCTGCCGGGCACCGGCTGCGGCGCCTGGAACGCGGCCGCCCGCTCCGCCACGGCGAGGGACGGGTGCTCGGCATAGGCGGGCCGGGCGAACAGGCTGGCGACCGGGGCCCGCCCCCCGCCACTCGCCGCCCCGCCACTTGCCATCGCGCCACTTATCCCGCCGCCCGGCCGGAACGCGCCCAGCGCCGCGGTCGACACGGTGGCCGCGGCCCGATAGCCGGCGGCGTCCAGCGCCTGGCGCACGCCCGCCACCAGCAGGCCGCGCACCATGCCGTTGTCGCGGAAGCGGACCTCCGCCTTGGCCGGATGCACGTTCACGTCCACGGCTTCCGGGTCGACCTCCAGAAACAGGGCGACGGCC is a genomic window containing:
- a CDS encoding SDR family oxidoreductase, with the protein product MDWQGKVTVVTGGASGIGAACCRNFAARGAKVVVADRNGDGAKAVAAEFGGLGIGCDVGREDEVDALVKAAEARFGPVDVLFNNAGINSGRELLNTPLSVWEDHWQVNVMAHVYAVRAVLPGMLERGSGYLIHTASMAGILMSNGNLPYTVSKHAVVGLAEYLAVTHHHQGIRVSLLAPLGVRTPMLGDPSKPFARNAVGPVKEPEDVAEMVAKAVEDERFLILTDDLAQKWMEGKTNDMERWLRGMRRLAEKIESEGGRDPE
- a CDS encoding LLM class flavin-dependent oxidoreductase, which gives rise to MKVGTDISVLAEPGRPDAAVLSDHLQLADLAEPLGFDSLFGLEHHFTGYSMSPAPLQLLSYYAAKTSRITLGTCVIVLPWYDPIRVAEQIAYLDLLCGGRCMFGFGRGAATREYEGFRIPMEEARPRFAEAAQLVTTALREEEFSWDGEFYKIPKTSIRPRPMSRPETRFYASSVSPESAEIMAKLGFGMMVIMQNEWNKAAADIQTYRDIATSVGHTPTPPVILTNVSCAPSRAEAHERAIQYLGAKWDSIDAHYNFSDGHLSTVKGYESYGKTAKTYAKMKDPEARRKMTEFYVSIQIVGTPDDCLQQVGELQRLTGTDHIVCDFSYGRMPHHEAELNMRLFANEVMPVLQRDAAFKGPTQKPVLKGQAHEDVFAPA
- a CDS encoding NAD(P)-dependent oxidoreductase — protein: MLCRASSNSRVQGHRIMTERLGFIGLGAMGAPMAKRLLGGGYPLLVFDQNPKAVQALVEAGAEAAASIKDVADRVECVLVSLPTPDVVKAVALGEGGVAEGSRVKTFIDLSTTGPRMAQTIAEGLAGHGIAQMDSPVSGGVGGAEKGTLAVMVAGPEALWQRYQPALAHIGKPFFVGETAGHGQMMKLLNNYLSATAMVATAEAFVVGAKAGLDPDVMVDVICAGSGMNTAVRDKFPKSVLTRTFDYGFRTELMHKDVKLAIEEAEALGVPMWVGQPVRQWWSYALNRGGSGEDFTHLVRYMEEQAGGVEVRSRRNAPKE
- the mutL gene encoding DNA mismatch repair endonuclease MutL codes for the protein MTIRLLPEVLVNRIAAGEVIERPSAVVKELVENALDAGASRIEVAIRDGGKALVSVRDDGCGMSRGDLELAVQRHATSKLPDGDLVHIRSLGFRGEALPSIGAVARLTIASRTADADAAWTIAVEGGRVGAPQPVAQGRGTLVEVRDLFFATPARLKFLKTARAESGQVQDHLRRLAMAAPAVAFSLRDETREVLKFPACAGPDARADRLAAVLGRDFRANAVPVDAAREGLRLSGLIGLPTYHRATTASQYLFVNGRAVRDRLLLGALKGGYEDMIPRGRHPAVALFLEVDPEAVDVNVHPAKAEVRFRDNGMVRGLLVAGVRQALDAAGYRAAATVSTAALGAFRPGGGISGAMASGGAASGGGRAPVASLFARPAYAEHPSLAVAERAAAFQAPQPVPGSPLAAPDARPAAMEAGDDALADALAGEAEAFPLGAARAQLHGTYIVAQTGDGVVIVDQHAAHERLVLERMKKALAQGGVARQALLLPEVVEMEPAAADRLADRSHELAELGLVIEAFGHGAVVVRETPALLGHTDCAALLRDLADELASWDSTHGLRERLDAVCGTMACHGSVRAGRSLNAAEMNALLREMEVTPHSGQCNHGRPTYVELKLADIERLFARR